The Colius striatus isolate bColStr4 chromosome 24, bColStr4.1.hap1, whole genome shotgun sequence genome includes a window with the following:
- the CLSPN gene encoding claspin isoform X1 has translation MAAAAPAELPLEELNSELQKTLDSDSDSGQGSCETASPSHFSKGMATLDDRDSEEEIFVCKKAKSKKVLQDSESEDGEDGSSFVQNNTQSGDVESGEQQENVTAQRNKKCHRIRQGLLDSDDSDTGDQLQIDNLETSNKPGLPENELEEEKPLKSGKKSKKHRQQKPDFEEETSQRSVGKPRRRKEKEGRIESIKQLKKEKKPRAEQVDGAEQHPLNDSGCLLDDKELFDNGLEEENDSPPEDEESIESIRAAVKNKVKKYKNKERFSEGEGYKHGFGDDEREEPALKEKRKERKAARLSKEAIKQLHSESQRLIRESSVSLPYHVPETKSIHDFYKRRPRPVCQGNAMALLKSSKYQLSLNGESTNTKNLNTDCKDGQIDGDQSAANEPETSLGRDVDTSVNKPLADVGQDLTEDNAEKPRQDSDGSHTVRADNTEQQQQSNFLSTDCSKQKENEVPVAVGGDALEQRDGTASDLQCEKSNQHVEPGSVAQPEKARKSKLDKLRELGIDLSIKPRICSDNESFINLDESDSNKELEALKARFLKHTLHTTSSKAERTINMNIIRKETTSEGKEELKAAVVPAVLAAEGLDETLHTKPGEKLQALKAKLQEAMKLRRTEERQKRQALFKLDNEEMLEEEEEEEEEEEMTDESEEEDNDENVEFLHGEAEEDNEDTEEKHVEDGDKETDKESIDGEKPEKSVHCDSVPKPPSTESTLMLFKDSSSKMGYSLPDEKLELEEAADKGPTKLEDDDSFSLPTLAKENSHNSSFELIGSMIPSYQPCNKQMSRGGNFLSAAGGFRSPSPGFFKTSFISSASKSSGKTSEPSLPIEDSQDLYNASPEPKSLFPGAGESQFQFSLEDDTQSQLLDADGFLNVGQHRNKYQSSKHQLTLASMDENAMDANMDELLDLCSGQFNSQAEHVPNASSNKKQNMEELLNLCSGKFVSQTGSPTWASSVSSKAEKDSDIEDPMAEALALCSGSFPTDREEEDEEEQEELGDFQLLTDDNAFDSEEGEKSEDSNAEEAEMSDEEEELLRHRQGLKKKLKLQDFMEDEAELSGSDVGSEDEYDGEDLNEYEEEMIDEELPSEVELENQIKKFHMKAMLDDDKRQLRLYQERYLLDGDLHSDGPGRMRRFRWKNIDYASQIDLFQRESDNEEENEEFDETEAKWRKERFEREQWLREQKEKNKEEEEEEEIGEDSQFMKLAKKVTAKSLQKKASPAVVVQDTPLLPRSPFETFRPASDIQIKNGSLLNRPKAVLQKLAAMSDLNPNAPRNSRNFVFHTLSPDKNEEAKEKSKQQVKKRGPAAAITSLAKRPRVESTEETSQSRSIFQYLES, from the exons ATGGCGGCGGCTGCCCCCGCTGAG cTGCCGTTAGAAGAGTTGAATTCAGAATTGCAGAAAACCCTTGACAGTGACTCTGACAGCGGACAGGGCAGCTGTGAAACAGCCTCTCCCAGTCACTTCAGCAAGGGGATGGCCACTCTGGATGACAGAG ATTCAGAGGAAGAGATTTTTGTgtgtaaaaaagcaaaaagcaagaaGGTTCTGCAGGACAGTGAGAGTGAGGATGGGGAGGATGGCAGCTCTTTTGTGCAGAACAATACTCAGAGTGGAGACGTGGAAAGTGGAGAGCAACAAGAGAATGTTACTGCCCAGAGGAACAAGAAGTGTCATCGGATTCGCCAGGGTCTGCTAGACAGTGATGACAGTGACACTGGTGACCAACTGCAGATTGACAACCTTGAAACAAGCAACAAGCCTGGCTTGCCTGAGAATGAATTGGAAGAGGAGAAACCCCTAAAATCtgggaaaaagagcaaaaaacatAGACAGCAGAAACCTGATTTTGAGGAAGAGACATCACAAAGAAGTGTAGGAAAgccaaggagaagaaaggagaaagagggaagaaTTGAATCCATTAAAcagctgaaaaaagaaaagaagcctcGAGCAGAG CAGGTGGACGGTGCCGAGCAGCATCCTCTTAACGACAGCGGATGTCTTCTTGATGACAAAGAGCTTTTTGATAATGGCttagaagaggaaaatgatTCCCCCCCAGAGGATGAAGAGTCAATAGAATCGATTCGAGCAGcagtgaaaaacaaagttaaaaaatacaag AACAAAGAACGGTTTTCTGAGGGTGAGGGCTACAAACATGGATTTGGTGATGATGAGAGAGAGGAACCtgcattaaaagagaaaagaaag GAGCGGAAAGCAGCGAGGTTAAGTAAAGAAGCCATTAAACAACTACACAGTGAGAGCCAACGGCTTATTAGAG AATCATCTGTGTCTCTCCCATATCATGTGCCTGAGACCAAAAGCATTCACGACTTCTACAAACGTAGACCTCGACCAGTGTGTCAAGGAAATGCCATGGCACTGCTGAA GTCTTCTAAGTACCAGCTATCCCTAAATGGAGAATCTACGAACACTAAGAACTTGAACACGGATTGCAAAGATGGGCAAATAGATGGTGATCAGTCAGCAGCTAATGAACCAGAAACAAGCCTTGGCAGAGATGTTGATACATCTGTGAACAAGCCTCTTGCTGATGTAGGGCAGGATTTGACAGAAGACAATGCTGAAAAGCCTAGGCAAGACAGTGATGGTTCTCATACAGTAAGGGCTGATAatacagaacagcagcagcagtctaaCTTCCTAAGCACTGACTGtagcaaacaaaaagagaatgaaGTTCCTGTTGCAGTTGGAGGAGATGCCCTTGAGCAAAGAGATGGAACAGCATCAGACTTGCAGTGTGAAAAAAGCAATCAACATGTGGAGCCTGGGTCAGTGGCACAACCTGAGAAAGCGAGGAAGTCCAAGCTGGATAAACTTCGTGAGCTGGGAATTGACCTGTCCATCAAGCCAAGAATCTGCTCTGACAATGAATCCTTTATCAACCTCGATGAatcagactcaaataaag AATTAGAAGCCTTGAAAGCACGTTTCCTGAAGCACACCCTTCACACGACAAGTTCCAAAGCAGAACGAACCATAAACATGAACATTATCCGTAAGGAAACAACatctgaaggaaaagaggagCTGAAAGCAGCTGTGGTACCTGCAGTGTTAGCTGCAGAGGGCCTGGATGAAACACTCCACACAAAGCCAG GTGAGAAGCTGCAAGCACTCAAGGCCAAGCTGCAGGAGGCCATGAAGCTGCGCAGGACTGAGGAACGCCAGAAGCGGCAGGCGCTCTTCAAACTGGATAATGAGGAGAtgctggaggaagaagaggaggaggaggaggaagaagagatgaCAGATGAGTCTGAGGAAGAAGACAACGATGAG AATGTGGAATTTCTGCATGGTGAAGCAGAGGAAGATAATGAAGATACAGAAGAGAAACACGTTGAAGATGGTGATAAAGAAACCGACAAAGAATCGATTGATGGAGAAAAGCCAGAGAAATCTGTGCACTGTGATTCTGTTCCCAAACCACCTTCAACAGAGTCTACACTGATGCTTTTTAAGGACAGCTCCTCAAAAATGGG ATACTCTCTTCCCGATGAGAAACTTGAACTGGAAGAAGCTGCAGACAAAGGACCTACCAAGTTAG aggatGATGATTCATTTTCTCTACCAACACTAGCAAAAGAGAATAGCCACAACAGCAGCTTTGAGTTGATTGGCTCCATGATTCCATCCTATCAGCCCTGTAATAAACAAATGTCACGTGGAGGGAACTTCTTATCTGCAGCAGGAGGTTTCAGGTCACCTTCCCCAGGCTTTTTCAAAACAAGCTTTATCAGCTCTGCTTCCAAG AGCTCAGGAAAGACATCTGAGCCCTCTCTTCCCATAGAAGATTCCCAGGACCTGTATAATGCTTCTCCTGAGCCTAAGAGTTTATTTCCAGGGGCTGGGGAGTCACAGTTTCAATTTTCTCTGGAAGATGACACTCAGAGCCAGCTGCTTGATGCAGATGG GTTCTTGAATGTTGGACAACACAGGAATAAATACCAGTCCTCAAAGCATCAGCTGACTCTGGCAAGTATGGATGAGAATGCCATGGATGCCAACATGGATGAACTGTTGGACTTGTGCTCTGGACAGTTTAACAGTCAGGCTGAACACGTGCCCAATGCCAGcagcaacaaaaagcagaacatGGAAGAATTGCTCAATCTTTGCTCAGGAAAATTCGTGTCTCAGA CAGGTTCCCCAACGTGGGCATCTTCAGTGTCTTCCAAGGCAGAAAAAGACAGTGACATAGAAGATCCGATGGCAGAAGCTCTAGCACTTTGTTCAGGCTCCTTTCCCACAGACAG ggaagaggaagatgaggaggagCAAGAGGAACTTGGTGATTTTCAGCTTTTAACAGATGACAATGCCTTTGATAGTGAAGAG GGTGAGAAAAGTGAAGATAGCAATGCTGAAGAGGCAGAAATGAGTGATGAAGAAGAAGAACTACTGAGACATAGGCAGGGCTTGAAGAAAAAGCT AAAACTCCAGGATTTCATGGAAGATGAGGCAGAGCTGTCAGGGAGTGATGTGGGAAGTGAGGATGAATATGATGGTGAAGACCTGAACGAGTATGAGGAAGAGATGATTGATGAGGAACTCCCCAGTGAAGTGGAATTAGAAAACCAAATAAAGAAGTTTCACAT GAAGGCAATGCTTGATGATGACAAGCGTCAGTTACGCTTGTACCAGGAGAGATACCTCCTTGATGGTGACCTGCACAGTGATGGCCCTGGCAGAATGAGGAGATTCAGATGGAAAAACATAG ACTATGCTTCACAGATTGACTTGTTTCAGAGAGAATCAGATAACGAGGAGGAAAATGAAGAGTTTGACGAGACAGAAGCAAAATGGAGGAAAGAGAGATTTGAACGAGAGCAGTGGCTTCGTGAGCAG aaagagaaaaataaagaggaggaggaggaggaagaaatcgGTGAGGACAGCCAGTTCATGAAACTAGCCAAAAAAGTAACTGCTAAGTCCCTACAGAAGAAAG CAAGCCCAGCAGTAGTGGTACAAGACACACCATTGTTACCCAGGAGCCCATTTGAAACGTTCAGACCTGCCAGTGACATCCAG ATAAAAAACGGGTCTCTGTTGAACAGGCCTAAAGCTGTCCTTCAGAAACTAGCAGCAATGTCAGATCTTAATCCAAATGCACCTCGAAACTCAAGGAATTTTGTCTTCCATACACTTTCCCCAGACAAGAATGAAGAGGCAAAGGAGAAATCAAAACAGCAG GTAAAGAAAAGAGGCCCTGCTGCAGCAATTACCTCTCTGGCCAAACGGCCCAGGGTGGAGAGCACAGAGGAAACGAGTCAAAGCCGAAGCATATTCCAGTACTTGGAAAGCTGA
- the CLSPN gene encoding claspin isoform X2: MAAAAPAELPLEELNSELQKTLDSDSDSGQGSCETASPSHFSKGMATLDDRDSEEEIFVCKKAKSKKVLQDSESEDGEDGSSFVQNNTQSGDVESGEQQENVTAQRNKKCHRIRQGLLDSDDSDTGDQLQIDNLETSNKPGLPENELEEEKPLKSGKKSKKHRQQKPDFEEETSQRSVGKPRRRKEKEGRIESIKQLKKEKKPRAEQVDGAEQHPLNDSGCLLDDKELFDNGLEEENDSPPEDEESIESIRAAVKNKVKKYKNKERFSEGEGYKHGFGDDEREEPALKEKRKERKAARLSKEAIKQLHSESQRLIRESSVSLPYHVPETKSIHDFYKRRPRPVCQGNAMALLKSSKYQLSLNGESTNTKNLNTDCKDGQIDGDQSAANEPETSLGRDVDTSVNKPLADVGQDLTEDNAEKPRQDSDGSHTVRADNTEQQQQSNFLSTDCSKQKENEVPVAVGGDALEQRDGTASDLQCEKSNQHVEPGSVAQPEKARKSKLDKLRELGIDLSIKPRICSDNESFINLDESDSNKELEALKARFLKHTLHTTSSKAERTINMNIIRKETTSEGKEELKAAVVPAVLAAEGLDETLHTKPGEKLQALKAKLQEAMKLRRTEERQKRQALFKLDNEEMLEEEEEEEEEEEMTDESEEEDNDENVEFLHGEAEEDNEDTEEKHVEDGDKETDKESIDGEKPEKSVHCDSVPKPPSTESTLMLFKDSSSKMGYSLPDEKLELEEAADKGPTKLEDDDSFSLPTLAKENSHNSSFELIGSMIPSYQPCNKQMSRGGNFLSAAGGFRSPSPGFFKTSFISSASKSSGKTSEPSLPIEDSQDLYNASPEPKSLFPGAGESQFQFSLEDDTQSQLLDADGFLNVGQHRNKYQSSKHQLTLASMDENAMDANMDELLDLCSGQFNSQAEHVPNASSNKKQNMEELLNLCSGKFVSQSSPTWASSVSSKAEKDSDIEDPMAEALALCSGSFPTDREEEDEEEQEELGDFQLLTDDNAFDSEEGEKSEDSNAEEAEMSDEEEELLRHRQGLKKKLKLQDFMEDEAELSGSDVGSEDEYDGEDLNEYEEEMIDEELPSEVELENQIKKFHMKAMLDDDKRQLRLYQERYLLDGDLHSDGPGRMRRFRWKNIDYASQIDLFQRESDNEEENEEFDETEAKWRKERFEREQWLREQKEKNKEEEEEEEIGEDSQFMKLAKKVTAKSLQKKASPAVVVQDTPLLPRSPFETFRPASDIQIKNGSLLNRPKAVLQKLAAMSDLNPNAPRNSRNFVFHTLSPDKNEEAKEKSKQQVKKRGPAAAITSLAKRPRVESTEETSQSRSIFQYLES; this comes from the exons ATGGCGGCGGCTGCCCCCGCTGAG cTGCCGTTAGAAGAGTTGAATTCAGAATTGCAGAAAACCCTTGACAGTGACTCTGACAGCGGACAGGGCAGCTGTGAAACAGCCTCTCCCAGTCACTTCAGCAAGGGGATGGCCACTCTGGATGACAGAG ATTCAGAGGAAGAGATTTTTGTgtgtaaaaaagcaaaaagcaagaaGGTTCTGCAGGACAGTGAGAGTGAGGATGGGGAGGATGGCAGCTCTTTTGTGCAGAACAATACTCAGAGTGGAGACGTGGAAAGTGGAGAGCAACAAGAGAATGTTACTGCCCAGAGGAACAAGAAGTGTCATCGGATTCGCCAGGGTCTGCTAGACAGTGATGACAGTGACACTGGTGACCAACTGCAGATTGACAACCTTGAAACAAGCAACAAGCCTGGCTTGCCTGAGAATGAATTGGAAGAGGAGAAACCCCTAAAATCtgggaaaaagagcaaaaaacatAGACAGCAGAAACCTGATTTTGAGGAAGAGACATCACAAAGAAGTGTAGGAAAgccaaggagaagaaaggagaaagagggaagaaTTGAATCCATTAAAcagctgaaaaaagaaaagaagcctcGAGCAGAG CAGGTGGACGGTGCCGAGCAGCATCCTCTTAACGACAGCGGATGTCTTCTTGATGACAAAGAGCTTTTTGATAATGGCttagaagaggaaaatgatTCCCCCCCAGAGGATGAAGAGTCAATAGAATCGATTCGAGCAGcagtgaaaaacaaagttaaaaaatacaag AACAAAGAACGGTTTTCTGAGGGTGAGGGCTACAAACATGGATTTGGTGATGATGAGAGAGAGGAACCtgcattaaaagagaaaagaaag GAGCGGAAAGCAGCGAGGTTAAGTAAAGAAGCCATTAAACAACTACACAGTGAGAGCCAACGGCTTATTAGAG AATCATCTGTGTCTCTCCCATATCATGTGCCTGAGACCAAAAGCATTCACGACTTCTACAAACGTAGACCTCGACCAGTGTGTCAAGGAAATGCCATGGCACTGCTGAA GTCTTCTAAGTACCAGCTATCCCTAAATGGAGAATCTACGAACACTAAGAACTTGAACACGGATTGCAAAGATGGGCAAATAGATGGTGATCAGTCAGCAGCTAATGAACCAGAAACAAGCCTTGGCAGAGATGTTGATACATCTGTGAACAAGCCTCTTGCTGATGTAGGGCAGGATTTGACAGAAGACAATGCTGAAAAGCCTAGGCAAGACAGTGATGGTTCTCATACAGTAAGGGCTGATAatacagaacagcagcagcagtctaaCTTCCTAAGCACTGACTGtagcaaacaaaaagagaatgaaGTTCCTGTTGCAGTTGGAGGAGATGCCCTTGAGCAAAGAGATGGAACAGCATCAGACTTGCAGTGTGAAAAAAGCAATCAACATGTGGAGCCTGGGTCAGTGGCACAACCTGAGAAAGCGAGGAAGTCCAAGCTGGATAAACTTCGTGAGCTGGGAATTGACCTGTCCATCAAGCCAAGAATCTGCTCTGACAATGAATCCTTTATCAACCTCGATGAatcagactcaaataaag AATTAGAAGCCTTGAAAGCACGTTTCCTGAAGCACACCCTTCACACGACAAGTTCCAAAGCAGAACGAACCATAAACATGAACATTATCCGTAAGGAAACAACatctgaaggaaaagaggagCTGAAAGCAGCTGTGGTACCTGCAGTGTTAGCTGCAGAGGGCCTGGATGAAACACTCCACACAAAGCCAG GTGAGAAGCTGCAAGCACTCAAGGCCAAGCTGCAGGAGGCCATGAAGCTGCGCAGGACTGAGGAACGCCAGAAGCGGCAGGCGCTCTTCAAACTGGATAATGAGGAGAtgctggaggaagaagaggaggaggaggaggaagaagagatgaCAGATGAGTCTGAGGAAGAAGACAACGATGAG AATGTGGAATTTCTGCATGGTGAAGCAGAGGAAGATAATGAAGATACAGAAGAGAAACACGTTGAAGATGGTGATAAAGAAACCGACAAAGAATCGATTGATGGAGAAAAGCCAGAGAAATCTGTGCACTGTGATTCTGTTCCCAAACCACCTTCAACAGAGTCTACACTGATGCTTTTTAAGGACAGCTCCTCAAAAATGGG ATACTCTCTTCCCGATGAGAAACTTGAACTGGAAGAAGCTGCAGACAAAGGACCTACCAAGTTAG aggatGATGATTCATTTTCTCTACCAACACTAGCAAAAGAGAATAGCCACAACAGCAGCTTTGAGTTGATTGGCTCCATGATTCCATCCTATCAGCCCTGTAATAAACAAATGTCACGTGGAGGGAACTTCTTATCTGCAGCAGGAGGTTTCAGGTCACCTTCCCCAGGCTTTTTCAAAACAAGCTTTATCAGCTCTGCTTCCAAG AGCTCAGGAAAGACATCTGAGCCCTCTCTTCCCATAGAAGATTCCCAGGACCTGTATAATGCTTCTCCTGAGCCTAAGAGTTTATTTCCAGGGGCTGGGGAGTCACAGTTTCAATTTTCTCTGGAAGATGACACTCAGAGCCAGCTGCTTGATGCAGATGG GTTCTTGAATGTTGGACAACACAGGAATAAATACCAGTCCTCAAAGCATCAGCTGACTCTGGCAAGTATGGATGAGAATGCCATGGATGCCAACATGGATGAACTGTTGGACTTGTGCTCTGGACAGTTTAACAGTCAGGCTGAACACGTGCCCAATGCCAGcagcaacaaaaagcagaacatGGAAGAATTGCTCAATCTTTGCTCAGGAAAATTCGTGTCTCAGA GTTCCCCAACGTGGGCATCTTCAGTGTCTTCCAAGGCAGAAAAAGACAGTGACATAGAAGATCCGATGGCAGAAGCTCTAGCACTTTGTTCAGGCTCCTTTCCCACAGACAG ggaagaggaagatgaggaggagCAAGAGGAACTTGGTGATTTTCAGCTTTTAACAGATGACAATGCCTTTGATAGTGAAGAG GGTGAGAAAAGTGAAGATAGCAATGCTGAAGAGGCAGAAATGAGTGATGAAGAAGAAGAACTACTGAGACATAGGCAGGGCTTGAAGAAAAAGCT AAAACTCCAGGATTTCATGGAAGATGAGGCAGAGCTGTCAGGGAGTGATGTGGGAAGTGAGGATGAATATGATGGTGAAGACCTGAACGAGTATGAGGAAGAGATGATTGATGAGGAACTCCCCAGTGAAGTGGAATTAGAAAACCAAATAAAGAAGTTTCACAT GAAGGCAATGCTTGATGATGACAAGCGTCAGTTACGCTTGTACCAGGAGAGATACCTCCTTGATGGTGACCTGCACAGTGATGGCCCTGGCAGAATGAGGAGATTCAGATGGAAAAACATAG ACTATGCTTCACAGATTGACTTGTTTCAGAGAGAATCAGATAACGAGGAGGAAAATGAAGAGTTTGACGAGACAGAAGCAAAATGGAGGAAAGAGAGATTTGAACGAGAGCAGTGGCTTCGTGAGCAG aaagagaaaaataaagaggaggaggaggaggaagaaatcgGTGAGGACAGCCAGTTCATGAAACTAGCCAAAAAAGTAACTGCTAAGTCCCTACAGAAGAAAG CAAGCCCAGCAGTAGTGGTACAAGACACACCATTGTTACCCAGGAGCCCATTTGAAACGTTCAGACCTGCCAGTGACATCCAG ATAAAAAACGGGTCTCTGTTGAACAGGCCTAAAGCTGTCCTTCAGAAACTAGCAGCAATGTCAGATCTTAATCCAAATGCACCTCGAAACTCAAGGAATTTTGTCTTCCATACACTTTCCCCAGACAAGAATGAAGAGGCAAAGGAGAAATCAAAACAGCAG GTAAAGAAAAGAGGCCCTGCTGCAGCAATTACCTCTCTGGCCAAACGGCCCAGGGTGGAGAGCACAGAGGAAACGAGTCAAAGCCGAAGCATATTCCAGTACTTGGAAAGCTGA